From the Pleurocapsa sp. PCC 7319 genome, one window contains:
- a CDS encoding phospholipase D-like domain-containing protein, translating to MFLTSSDRPIDPELKHIVEEIERKSPSLSVLAARQLGYYVSQTPIKIEIAKSRQLNILEDFIFRAGVEFDPPATEDELATVLGLDPIFIKNTTATLRNVHTLETEPESVIKLTPVGQEFYRDHSVPESPETQIIYAISKPFSKIVESSPIENENEAIDYLTNYIYISIDDRIESYASLSLSELRKLIQNLNLGLHSFEKDKFVIDFEVKDIAKIIWRTLSVIVIFDVLEDNFRIQAREGGKVLEDASIWLNNLLIEEKIALNDLCQLTNEEINYQCQKVAERKNAEVEKRVEIVRQKALDNLRQQQESSSEPTNTKSGTVEQLRGGKISQELANILDSAKHQVLIYSPWISARVVNDRFIKRLQKLANKGVWILIGYGIAQSEKEEERPIPEQVREQLQGILTKEGIPAVQVFWLGGSHAKELIVDRRIHLLGSNNLLSFRASSGLWDESVYKVTIPEQVQQAYEFYARRFQALAEELWNISLENKNIELATQALCLCGALGMEEMALIQIKANDWEELYSVWISLVRQGIRAQKILPDSACFQQLKELEQLSGQYPPEKFDKV from the coding sequence ATGTTTCTGACATCCTCTGATAGACCAATTGACCCAGAATTAAAGCACATAGTAGAAGAAATTGAACGGAAAAGCCCCAGCTTATCCGTTTTGGCTGCTCGTCAGTTAGGCTACTATGTATCTCAAACTCCTATTAAAATTGAAATTGCTAAATCGCGCCAGTTGAATATATTAGAAGATTTTATTTTCCGCGCAGGTGTCGAATTTGACCCTCCAGCAACTGAAGATGAATTAGCCACTGTGCTAGGGTTAGACCCGATATTTATTAAAAACACTACAGCAACTCTGCGGAATGTACATACTTTGGAAACAGAACCAGAATCTGTTATTAAACTTACCCCTGTTGGACAGGAATTTTATCGCGATCATTCCGTCCCAGAATCTCCAGAAACTCAAATTATTTATGCAATATCAAAACCATTTAGCAAAATTGTAGAATCTTCTCCTATTGAAAATGAAAATGAAGCAATAGACTATCTAACTAACTATATCTATATATCGATTGATGATAGGATTGAAAGCTATGCCAGCTTATCACTTTCCGAATTACGAAAACTAATTCAAAATTTAAATTTAGGGTTGCACTCTTTTGAAAAGGATAAATTTGTTATTGATTTTGAAGTAAAAGATATTGCCAAGATAATCTGGAGAACTTTATCAGTAATTGTTATTTTTGATGTCTTAGAAGATAATTTTAGGATTCAAGCTAGAGAAGGGGGAAAGGTTTTAGAGGATGCTTCTATTTGGCTAAATAACTTATTGATAGAAGAGAAGATAGCTTTAAATGATTTGTGCCAATTGACAAATGAAGAAATTAACTATCAATGTCAAAAAGTTGCCGAACGCAAAAATGCTGAAGTTGAAAAGAGAGTTGAAATAGTTAGACAGAAGGCATTAGATAATCTCCGCCAACAACAGGAATCTAGTTCTGAACCAACAAATACTAAGTCTGGTACTGTAGAACAGTTACGTGGTGGTAAAATTTCTCAGGAACTAGCAAACATTTTAGATTCTGCTAAACATCAAGTTCTTATTTATTCTCCTTGGATAAGTGCAAGAGTTGTCAACGACAGATTTATTAAACGTCTCCAAAAGTTGGCTAACAAAGGAGTTTGGATTTTAATTGGATACGGAATTGCCCAGAGTGAAAAAGAGGAAGAAAGACCAATTCCAGAACAAGTTAGGGAACAATTACAAGGTATTTTAACCAAAGAAGGAATACCTGCGGTACAAGTTTTCTGGCTGGGTGGTTCTCATGCCAAAGAATTAATTGTTGACCGAAGAATTCATCTTTTAGGTTCTAATAACCTTCTTTCTTTTCGCGCTAGTTCTGGCTTGTGGGATGAATCAGTATATAAAGTAACAATACCAGAACAAGTTCAACAAGCTTACGAATTTTATGCCCGACGTTTTCAAGCCTTAGCAGAAGAATTGTGGAACATTTCTCTGGAAAACAAAAATATTGAATTAGCTACACAAGCTCTCTGTTTGTGTGGAGCATTGGGGATGGAAGAAATGGCATTAATTCAAATAAAAGCAAATGACTGGGAAGAACTTTATTCCGTATGGATTTCTCTAGTCAGACAAGGAATAAGAGCGCAGAAAATACTACCTGATTCAGCTTGTTTTCAACAATTAAAAGAGCTAGAGCAATTAAGTGGTCAATATCCCCCAGAAAAATTTGACAAAGTTTAA
- a CDS encoding AAA domain-containing protein yields the protein MATIYNPYEDWGYKFTGKAIDSFIRDIEGEAALENYPEFQDRRNRAEQLMFDLFGQTPYLFYVRRIEQGHNLGEQKWELTLATGFDNLELPIQLEEHGSTLKLIAIVDRDGYGGIRIIYARLRPKREGTKDSFAKSFYLRLRSNHQYRIGVPLQAIERMADTPFKQDCIPTEQQLEAWKVFAEVEERIAKEKQFCVPFVSHNYGEATRNITFGIDAESATVDSQAENSITLDDFWRRAKRARNQNIKLLENSSSNSDGRELGTIESIDSENSFLKISLDSEIFDSLAEGHYALPQEGLLSFEAVGDLTQVNRKKKALKNLEKGRTQNPYLGQFLFDASQAREPREIVQIQSQDLLLKTTNSSQKAAVETVLSAPDLALIQGPPGTGKTTVIAEICYQVALRGGRTLIASQANLAVDNALSRLQHNPAIRAVRKGNKSTVGLEGMPFLEENVIKTWLQNTSADCEQRLNAKLELAKILRQLLASAEQFSAYLITEEQFEPKQKQLIAHQEILEADYQNKLDIHKIAQNKKQEVESLFANLEDLLDSQSTADWDRPWLKNLDPYLKKNDSAKQLAENVRSAKDIVAELSFSCPDIHFLAMAKCFKDGMLENIVKKTQHTLEYADKVAQAISTLNSKQQLFTQNNDSFKKLQQNQQQNFISQQNQQQELVKIQSHQSSISSAQIELKQWSSSASTQIKTTLKNCLEKRKNFSENLMTFPKQLQNFISTIPDSSWHKQLPESLTGFDSLIEQYSQWDKAYAIANELDRQITDAFDKTTIHLPSEETIASATKMLPVKNLDVVSAIHQLKQITRLNIAEIKKPLSFWKRAIEGILAVASSLGWCQPSRRVKAVATLEAIRRQGHQIVRGSEPNNSRIIIESVTPKIVNSIVTNVDRWLNELDIQTKQQLQLLEKELSNLEGWLSEIQQQIFKTQKELTTVSQDVEISTDSVNKLLHNLSQIPQIPVQLKDLASEYLQNPAKITIEASRLSAQINYWQNCVVRLEALTESFNPSEILSSTKTKINDEIETQNQIILESNRELQQFEQQIKQIKAQLQQHLDNREQKRYWWQEYWQTIPDSLKPEEEFTELFELTFLRRFKLQFEVWQQQLGVIEAYLNRYQNLMSDWIEGLKNPSEQNRHELRRIYLDNANVIGITCSQSAKGDFSKEFESFDVVIIDEVSKCTPPELLIPALKAKKLVLVGDHRQLPPMLNNDTIEEIAEELGTTTEELNYLKESLFKNLFESAPESIKKMLTIQYRMHPQIMGAINQFYEDNLECGLTNPDEQRSHNLANYNIQDNNHIVWVKTPQNREFREQQDGTSSINEKEIKLIEKICQQFEQTWSVRVNQGQPRKEIGIITFYGRQLKLIESTIDPKKFPSLHIRTGTVDRFQGMERQVIIVSMVRNNNQKNVGFAKKPERVNVAFSRAQELLVIIGCHELFTQFPIYSKVSDVIRLYGGLIDVSDIL from the coding sequence ATGGCAACTATATACAATCCTTATGAAGATTGGGGTTATAAATTTACAGGGAAAGCAATTGATAGTTTCATTCGGGATATTGAAGGCGAAGCAGCTTTAGAAAACTATCCAGAATTTCAAGATCGCCGTAATCGTGCCGAACAATTAATGTTCGACCTCTTTGGTCAAACCCCCTATTTATTTTATGTACGTCGCATCGAACAAGGACATAATTTAGGGGAGCAAAAATGGGAACTAACTTTAGCAACAGGCTTCGACAATCTCGAATTACCAATACAGCTTGAAGAGCACGGGTCAACTTTAAAGTTAATAGCTATTGTCGATCGTGATGGATATGGTGGTATAAGAATTATTTATGCTCGGTTGCGCCCCAAGCGTGAGGGGACAAAAGATAGTTTTGCCAAGTCTTTTTATCTACGTCTTCGCTCCAATCATCAATATCGTATTGGAGTGCCACTCCAAGCAATAGAACGAATGGCAGATACGCCATTTAAACAGGATTGTATCCCGACAGAACAACAGCTAGAAGCTTGGAAAGTCTTCGCTGAAGTTGAAGAACGTATAGCTAAGGAGAAACAATTCTGCGTACCTTTTGTCAGTCACAATTACGGTGAAGCTACCAGAAATATTACCTTTGGTATTGATGCTGAATCAGCAACTGTAGATAGTCAAGCTGAAAATAGCATCACACTAGATGATTTTTGGAGAAGAGCTAAACGGGCGCGTAATCAAAACATCAAGCTGTTAGAAAATAGTTCGAGTAATAGCGATGGAAGAGAATTAGGAACGATTGAATCAATAGATTCTGAAAACAGCTTTCTCAAAATTAGTTTAGATTCTGAGATATTTGATTCCCTTGCTGAAGGACATTATGCGTTACCACAAGAAGGACTGCTATCTTTCGAGGCAGTTGGCGATCTGACTCAAGTTAACCGTAAGAAAAAAGCTTTAAAGAACTTAGAAAAGGGAAGAACTCAAAATCCCTATTTAGGTCAGTTTTTGTTTGATGCTTCTCAAGCTAGAGAACCCAGAGAAATAGTCCAAATTCAGTCACAAGATTTATTATTAAAAACTACCAATTCCTCTCAAAAAGCTGCCGTAGAGACGGTGCTGTCTGCACCAGATTTGGCATTAATTCAAGGACCACCAGGAACAGGTAAAACTACGGTAATCGCAGAAATTTGCTATCAAGTTGCTTTACGAGGTGGACGTACCTTAATCGCTTCTCAAGCTAATTTAGCCGTAGATAATGCTCTGTCACGATTACAACACAATCCAGCAATCCGTGCTGTCAGGAAAGGAAATAAAAGCACTGTTGGACTAGAAGGAATGCCATTTCTAGAAGAGAATGTAATTAAGACTTGGCTGCAAAATACCTCCGCAGACTGCGAACAAAGGCTTAATGCTAAACTCGAACTTGCTAAAATTTTGCGTCAGTTATTAGCATCAGCAGAACAATTTAGTGCTTATCTCATAACCGAAGAGCAATTTGAGCCAAAGCAAAAACAACTAATAGCTCATCAAGAAATTCTAGAGGCAGATTATCAAAACAAACTAGACATTCATAAGATTGCCCAAAATAAAAAACAGGAAGTTGAATCTTTATTTGCCAATTTAGAAGATTTACTTGATTCTCAATCGACAGCAGATTGGGATCGACCTTGGTTAAAGAATCTCGATCCTTATTTAAAGAAAAACGATTCAGCTAAACAGTTAGCAGAAAATGTTCGCTCGGCAAAAGATATTGTTGCTGAACTGAGCTTTTCCTGTCCTGACATACATTTTTTAGCTATGGCAAAATGCTTTAAAGATGGGATGTTGGAAAATATAGTCAAAAAAACTCAGCACACTTTGGAGTATGCAGACAAAGTTGCTCAAGCAATTTCCACACTTAATTCTAAGCAACAATTGTTTACACAAAACAATGACTCTTTTAAAAAGCTGCAACAGAATCAACAACAAAACTTTATTTCTCAACAGAATCAACAACAAGAGCTAGTTAAAATTCAAAGCCATCAATCTAGCATTAGTTCAGCCCAAATTGAATTAAAGCAGTGGTCGTCGAGTGCTTCGACACAAATAAAGACAACACTCAAAAATTGTTTAGAAAAGCGCAAAAACTTTAGCGAAAATCTGATGACTTTTCCTAAACAACTACAAAATTTTATCTCTACAATTCCAGATTCATCATGGCATAAACAATTACCAGAATCTTTAACTGGCTTTGATAGCTTAATCGAGCAGTACAGTCAATGGGATAAAGCTTATGCAATCGCTAATGAATTAGACAGGCAAATTACAGATGCTTTCGATAAGACAACCATCCATTTACCTAGTGAAGAAACTATTGCTTCGGCAACTAAAATGCTGCCTGTTAAGAATTTAGATGTTGTCTCAGCGATTCATCAACTAAAGCAAATTACTCGACTTAATATTGCCGAAATAAAAAAGCCACTGAGTTTTTGGAAACGGGCGATCGAAGGAATATTAGCAGTTGCTTCGAGTCTGGGATGGTGTCAACCAAGTCGTAGAGTGAAAGCAGTTGCCACATTGGAAGCAATTAGAAGACAGGGACATCAGATTGTTCGAGGTTCAGAACCAAACAATTCCAGAATTATTATTGAGTCTGTTACTCCTAAGATTGTTAATAGTATTGTTACCAATGTCGATCGCTGGCTTAACGAATTAGATATTCAGACAAAACAACAGCTTCAATTACTGGAAAAGGAACTAAGTAACCTCGAAGGATGGTTGTCAGAAATTCAACAACAAATATTCAAAACTCAAAAAGAATTAACAACTGTCAGTCAAGACGTTGAGATTAGTACCGATTCTGTCAATAAACTTTTACATAATCTGTCGCAAATACCACAGATTCCAGTCCAACTTAAAGATTTAGCCTCTGAGTATCTTCAAAACCCAGCCAAAATAACGATTGAAGCATCTCGATTATCAGCCCAAATAAATTATTGGCAAAATTGTGTTGTTCGGCTTGAAGCGTTGACTGAATCATTTAACCCTTCAGAAATACTTTCAAGTACAAAAACTAAAATTAATGACGAGATAGAAACTCAAAACCAAATTATTCTTGAATCCAACAGAGAATTACAGCAATTCGAGCAGCAAATCAAGCAAATTAAAGCTCAACTACAGCAGCATCTAGACAATAGAGAGCAGAAACGGTATTGGTGGCAGGAATATTGGCAAACTATTCCTGACTCTCTCAAACCAGAAGAAGAATTTACAGAGTTATTCGAGCTAACTTTCTTACGCAGATTTAAACTTCAGTTCGAGGTTTGGCAACAACAATTAGGGGTAATAGAGGCTTATCTCAACCGATATCAAAATTTAATGTCCGACTGGATTGAGGGACTAAAAAATCCTTCTGAGCAAAATCGTCACGAACTAAGAAGAATTTATTTGGATAACGCCAATGTCATCGGCATTACTTGTAGTCAATCAGCTAAGGGAGATTTTTCTAAAGAGTTTGAATCTTTTGATGTAGTCATTATTGATGAGGTCAGTAAATGCACTCCTCCTGAGTTGTTAATTCCTGCTTTAAAAGCCAAAAAATTAGTGCTAGTGGGCGACCATCGACAGTTACCACCTATGCTCAACAATGACACTATAGAAGAAATTGCTGAAGAATTAGGTACTACAACAGAAGAGCTTAATTACTTAAAAGAGTCTCTATTCAAAAATTTATTTGAATCTGCTCCAGAGAGTATTAAAAAGATGCTGACCATTCAGTATCGAATGCACCCTCAAATTATGGGAGCAATCAATCAGTTTTATGAAGATAATCTTGAATGTGGTTTGACTAATCCAGACGAGCAACGCAGTCATAATCTAGCTAATTATAATATCCAAGATAATAACCATATAGTTTGGGTAAAAACTCCTCAAAATCGAGAATTTAGAGAACAACAAGATGGAACTTCATCGATTAACGAGAAAGAAATTAAACTCATTGAAAAAATTTGCCAACAATTCGAGCAAACTTGGTCGGTTCGAGTGAACCAAGGACAACCCAGAAAAGAAATAGGAATAATTACTTTCTATGGTCGCCAATTAAAGTTAATTGAATCAACAATAGACCCCAAAAAGTTTCCTTCTCTGCATATTCGTACTGGTACAGTTGACAGATTTCAAGGAATGGAAAGACAAGTCATCATTGTCAGCATGGTACGAAACAACAATCAGAAAAATGTTGGATTTGCCAAAAAACCAGAACGGGTGAATGTTGCTTTTTCTCGCGCTCAAGAATTGCTGGTGATTATCGGTTGTCATGAACTGTTTACTCAGTTCCCGATATACTCCAAAGTTTCAGATGTTATTCGCCTATATGGAGGTTTAATCGATGTTTCTGACATCCTCTGA